A region from the Fusobacterium russii ATCC 25533 genome encodes:
- the lptC gene encoding LPS export ABC transporter periplasmic protein LptC: MNKKKIIYIAIGIVVLILGYLNYFGEEKEIKQIKKVVETKNAIYESDGYYVEAEKELDYIDEKESIFEKAKAKIKGMILSGDNVLLDKARNLILKSNIIGISPNGWKIDASELKYEKETETLTSESLVSAINEEKGIEISGNKFKTNISMDYITLENGVVIKNKFLSLMADSAEYSSETKKVILKGNITIEGLAKNDHKENKLTGQFNEVYYNIDEKNLYAENGFEVKYGDISLLGDRLILNDGEESFKVSGNVKIKYQDYIFDADRIEKVTESQLINIYGKIVGGNNKYRLNANNASYDIDSQDFVILGNIDVTSVDSERLLADRIEYNIKTKDLKVYGNLVKYSSPTNNLEAEYFIYNTESKIISTDKKFYAFNEKKQSISGTDLKYNLETKDFSAINELILANENYQIKGGNIAYTEENALLTVPNEYELKNLKGDIRLIGKTITYSRKTGDLKTDNELNLFSNSGKMIGKNLVYNSNTGLGKIEGPINLDNKEKNMQGTAKEILIKTGDYIELVGPINIKQNGAFIDTEKMVYRYSDALVHIDSEINFKDDTKDMTGKLLKAKYDPKNNILKGYNFDMKEPTRTAKSDELLYYSDENKLELIKNVVLTSDKNSVRSQNLVYNTKTSDIELKSASVINYDNYIIKSNFGKVNNKTGDIFIKNVYITSTDKSEFSANETSGNINNGLVHFKGDVNSTVYDSKGEKTDFAGEMLDLYLEKIGENYKAKKIIMNKPGVFTQLNRKLETDNLEADLEKNIVYLKNRPVMTINNGEKGNTIGKADSAKAMLDTKILYLNGNIYVKDINDKKEEIIMTSDRAEIKDNIASVYERVKVVNKESILTANEGHYDMNIKKIRLKGNVHVDYVTEKGAGK, from the coding sequence ATGAATAAGAAAAAGATAATATATATTGCTATTGGAATAGTCGTACTTATATTAGGTTATTTAAATTATTTTGGAGAAGAAAAAGAAATAAAGCAAATAAAGAAAGTAGTGGAAACAAAAAATGCCATTTATGAAAGTGATGGTTATTATGTTGAAGCTGAAAAAGAATTAGATTATATAGACGAAAAAGAAAGTATTTTTGAAAAAGCAAAAGCTAAGATAAAAGGTATGATTTTAAGCGGGGATAATGTTTTATTGGATAAGGCAAGAAACTTAATTTTAAAATCAAATATCATAGGAATAAGCCCCAATGGTTGGAAGATAGATGCCTCTGAATTAAAATATGAAAAAGAAACAGAAACTCTTACCTCAGAAAGCTTGGTTTCAGCAATAAATGAAGAAAAGGGAATAGAGATTTCGGGGAATAAATTTAAAACAAATATTTCTATGGATTATATAACTTTAGAAAATGGAGTTGTAATAAAAAATAAATTTTTATCCTTGATGGCTGACAGTGCAGAATATTCCAGTGAAACAAAAAAAGTTATACTAAAGGGAAATATTACCATAGAGGGCTTAGCAAAAAATGACCATAAAGAAAACAAACTTACAGGTCAATTTAATGAAGTTTACTATAATATAGATGAAAAAAATTTATATGCAGAAAATGGTTTTGAAGTAAAATATGGTGATATAAGCCTTCTTGGAGATAGACTTATTTTAAATGATGGAGAAGAAAGTTTTAAAGTAAGTGGTAATGTAAAAATAAAATATCAAGACTATATATTTGATGCAGATAGAATAGAAAAAGTTACTGAAAGTCAGTTAATAAATATTTATGGAAAAATAGTTGGAGGAAATAACAAATATAGGCTTAATGCTAATAATGCATCCTATGATATAGACAGTCAGGATTTTGTAATTTTAGGAAATATAGATGTAACATCAGTTGATTCGGAAAGGCTTCTAGCAGATAGAATAGAATATAATATTAAAACAAAAGATCTAAAGGTATATGGAAATTTAGTGAAATATAGTTCACCTACAAACAATCTGGAGGCTGAGTATTTTATCTATAATACAGAATCTAAAATAATTAGTACAGACAAGAAATTTTATGCTTTTAATGAAAAAAAACAAAGTATAAGTGGAACAGATTTAAAATATAATTTAGAAACAAAAGATTTTTCTGCGATTAATGAATTGATTTTAGCCAATGAAAACTATCAAATAAAAGGGGGAAATATAGCATATACTGAAGAAAACGCTTTACTTACAGTACCAAATGAATATGAGCTAAAGAATTTAAAAGGTGATATTAGACTTATTGGAAAAACTATTACTTATAGTAGAAAAACAGGTGATTTAAAAACGGATAATGAATTAAATTTATTTTCAAATTCCGGAAAAATGATAGGTAAGAATTTAGTTTATAACAGTAATACGGGTCTTGGGAAAATAGAAGGTCCTATAAACCTTGATAATAAAGAAAAAAATATGCAAGGAACTGCTAAAGAAATTCTTATAAAGACAGGAGATTATATAGAATTAGTAGGTCCTATAAATATAAAACAGAATGGAGCTTTTATTGATACTGAGAAAATGGTATATAGATACTCAGATGCCTTAGTTCATATTGATAGTGAAATTAATTTTAAGGATGACACTAAGGATATGACAGGAAAGCTTTTAAAGGCAAAATACGATCCTAAAAACAATATTTTAAAAGGTTATAATTTTGATATGAAAGAGCCTACAAGAACTGCAAAGTCGGATGAGCTTTTATATTATTCTGATGAAAATAAACTGGAGCTTATAAAAAATGTAGTCCTGACATCGGATAAAAATAGTGTGAGATCTCAAAATTTAGTTTATAATACAAAGACCTCTGACATAGAATTAAAATCAGCAAGTGTAATAAATTATGATAATTATATAATTAAGTCAAATTTTGGAAAAGTTAACAATAAAACTGGAGATATATTTATAAAGAATGTCTATATAACATCAACAGATAAATCAGAGTTTTCAGCAAATGAAACTTCAGGAAATATAAATAATGGTTTAGTTCATTTTAAGGGAGATGTAAATTCAACTGTTTATGACAGTAAAGGAGAAAAAACAGATTTTGCCGGTGAAATGTTAGATTTATATTTAGAGAAAATTGGTGAAAATTATAAGGCAAAAAAAATAATAATGAATAAACCTGGAGTTTTCACACAATTAAATAGAAAACTGGAAACAGATAATCTGGAGGCAGATTTAGAAAAAAATATAGTTTACTTAAAGAATAGACCTGTTATGACAATAAATAATGGAGAAAAAGGAAATACAATAGGCAAAGCAGATAGTGCTAAAGCAATGCTGGATACTAAAATTCTATATTTAAATGGAAATATTTATGTCAAAGATATAAATGATAAAAAAGAAGAGATTATTATGACTTCAGATAGAGCTGAAATAAAAGATAATATAGCTTCGGTTTACGAGAGAGTTAAGGTAGTAAACAAAGAAAGTATTTTAACTGCAAATGAAGGTCATTATGATATGAATATAAAAAAAATAAGATTAAAAGGAAATGTTCATGTAGATTATGTGACAGAAAAAGGAGCAGGGAAATGA
- the lptB gene encoding LPS export ABC transporter ATP-binding protein, whose translation MISLSANNLVKSYRDRKVVNKVSLEVKKGEIVGLLGPNGAGKTTTFYMITGIVKPNSGQVIFNEQDITNFPMYKRANLGIGYLAQEPSVFRNLTVEENISVVLEMKKISQAKQKSIIDNLLEEFKLTHVRNSLGYALSGGERRRIEIARTIANNPSFILLDEPFAGVDPIAVEDIQNIIRYLKNRGLGILITDHNVRETLSIVDKAYIMASGKVLLSGSSNEIANSKEARRIYLGENFKL comes from the coding sequence ATGATAAGTTTAAGTGCAAATAATCTTGTGAAAAGTTATAGAGATAGAAAAGTTGTAAATAAAGTGAGTTTAGAAGTAAAAAAAGGAGAAATAGTTGGACTTTTAGGACCAAATGGAGCAGGAAAAACAACCACTTTTTATATGATAACAGGTATAGTTAAACCCAATTCAGGTCAGGTAATATTCAATGAACAAGATATAACAAATTTTCCTATGTATAAAAGAGCAAACCTAGGAATAGGTTACTTAGCACAGGAGCCTTCTGTTTTCAGAAATTTAACTGTGGAGGAGAATATTTCTGTGGTACTTGAAATGAAAAAAATTTCTCAAGCTAAACAAAAATCAATTATTGATAATCTTTTGGAAGAATTTAAGTTAACACATGTTAGAAATTCTTTAGGCTATGCTCTCTCTGGTGGAGAAAGAAGAAGAATAGAAATAGCAAGAACTATAGCAAATAATCCAAGTTTCATACTTTTAGATGAGCCTTTTGCTGGAGTCGATCCCATAGCAGTTGAAGATATTCAAAATATTATAAGATATTTAAAAAACAGAGGACTTGGAATTCTTATAACAGATCATAATGTAAGAGAAACTTTAAGTATAGTTGATAAGGCATATATAATGGCAAGTGGTAAAGTTTTATTGAGTGGAAGTTCAAATGAAATAGCTAATAGTAAGGAAGCTAGAAGAATATATTTGGGAGAAAATTTTAAATTATAG
- the alaS gene encoding alanine--tRNA ligase — protein sequence MFTGNEIREKFIEFFMAKQHKHFESASLIPDDPTLLLTVAGMVPFKPYFLGQKEAPCPRVTTYQKCIRTNDLENVGRTARHHTFFEMLGNFSFGDYFKEESIMWSWEFVTEVLKIEKDKLWVTVFTTDDEAEKIWIEKCNFPKERIVRMGESENWWSAGPTGSCGPCSEIHVDLGVEFGGDENSKIGDEGTDNRYIEIWNLVFTEWNRKEDGSLEPLPKKNIDTGAGLERIAAVVQKKKNNFETDLLFPILEEAGKITGKKYNESPEVDFSLKVITDHARAVTFLVNDGVIPSNEGRGYILRRILRRAVRHGRLLGYTELFMYKIIDKVVENFERAYPELRKNIENIKKIVRIEEEKFSNTLDQGIQLVNNEIDNLVANGKNKLDGEISFRLYDTYGFPYELTEEIAQERGILVEREEFEAKMEEQKEKARSAREVVMEKGQDSFIEEFYDKYGITKFTGYENAKDKGKLLSIREVGENKYLLIFDKTPFYAESGGQVGDIGEITGEDFIGKVLDTQKQKDIFFHTVEYVKGKAVEGKEYELKVDLLRRMDISKNHTATHLLHKALKEVLGSHIQQAGSLVEADKLRFDFSHYEALTDEQLQRIEDIVNQKIREAKSVAISYHTMDEAKAMGAVMLFGDKYGDIVRVIDVPEFSTELCGGIHVDNIGKIGLFKIISEGGIAAGIRRIEAKTGYGAYLFEKEEAEKIELIAKKLKANSLDVVEKVDRLVEALKEKEREIENIKQKLANFESKSALTSMEEINGIKVLLAKFSDKKAEDLRTIVDTIKDKEEKVVVVLASSLDNKLAFTVGVSKSLTDRIKAGDLVKKLAETTGGKGGGRPDFAQAGGKDLDKLEVAMKEVRNILKEKL from the coding sequence ATGTTTACAGGAAATGAAATTAGAGAAAAATTCATAGAATTTTTTATGGCAAAGCAACATAAGCACTTTGAAAGTGCATCACTTATTCCTGATGATCCAACACTTTTATTGACGGTTGCAGGTATGGTTCCTTTTAAACCATATTTTTTAGGACAGAAAGAAGCTCCTTGCCCGAGAGTAACTACATATCAAAAGTGTATAAGAACTAATGACTTAGAAAATGTGGGAAGAACTGCAAGACACCATACTTTTTTTGAAATGCTTGGGAATTTTTCTTTTGGGGATTATTTTAAAGAAGAATCAATTATGTGGTCTTGGGAATTTGTTACAGAAGTTTTAAAAATTGAAAAAGATAAATTATGGGTTACAGTTTTCACAACTGATGATGAAGCAGAAAAAATTTGGATAGAAAAATGTAATTTTCCAAAAGAAAGAATAGTGAGAATGGGAGAGAGTGAAAACTGGTGGTCAGCGGGGCCAACTGGTTCTTGTGGACCATGCTCTGAAATTCATGTAGATTTAGGTGTTGAATTTGGTGGAGATGAAAACTCTAAAATAGGTGATGAAGGTACAGATAATAGATATATAGAAATTTGGAATCTAGTATTCACTGAATGGAATAGAAAAGAAGATGGAAGCTTAGAACCCCTACCTAAAAAAAATATAGATACAGGAGCAGGTTTAGAAAGAATAGCAGCTGTCGTACAAAAGAAAAAAAATAATTTTGAAACAGATTTATTATTTCCTATTCTTGAAGAAGCGGGAAAAATAACAGGAAAAAAATATAATGAAAGTCCGGAAGTTGATTTTTCCTTAAAAGTTATAACTGACCATGCAAGAGCAGTTACATTTTTAGTAAATGATGGTGTCATACCTTCAAACGAAGGAAGAGGATACATATTGAGAAGAATATTGAGAAGAGCTGTTAGACATGGAAGATTATTAGGTTACACAGAACTGTTTATGTATAAAATTATAGATAAGGTAGTTGAAAATTTTGAAAGAGCTTATCCTGAATTAAGAAAAAATATAGAAAATATTAAAAAGATTGTCAGAATAGAAGAAGAAAAATTTTCAAATACACTTGACCAGGGAATACAGCTTGTGAATAATGAAATCGACAATCTGGTAGCTAATGGAAAAAATAAGTTAGATGGGGAAATTTCGTTTAGACTATATGATACTTATGGTTTTCCCTATGAATTGACAGAAGAAATTGCACAGGAAAGAGGAATTCTGGTTGAGAGAGAAGAATTTGAAGCTAAAATGGAAGAGCAAAAAGAGAAAGCCAGATCAGCTAGAGAAGTTGTAATGGAGAAAGGGCAGGATAGCTTTATAGAGGAATTCTACGACAAGTATGGGATAACTAAATTCACAGGTTATGAGAATGCAAAAGATAAGGGGAAACTTTTAAGTATAAGAGAAGTAGGAGAAAATAAATACCTATTAATTTTTGATAAAACACCGTTTTATGCTGAATCAGGTGGACAGGTTGGAGATATTGGAGAAATAACAGGTGAAGACTTTATAGGAAAAGTTTTAGATACACAAAAGCAAAAAGATATATTCTTTCATACAGTTGAATATGTTAAAGGTAAGGCAGTAGAAGGAAAAGAATATGAGTTAAAGGTTGATTTATTAAGAAGAATGGATATTTCAAAAAATCATACAGCAACTCATTTATTACATAAGGCATTGAAAGAAGTTCTAGGTTCACATATACAACAAGCCGGTTCTCTTGTAGAAGCTGATAAACTAAGGTTTGATTTTAGCCATTATGAAGCATTAACAGATGAACAACTTCAAAGAATTGAAGATATAGTAAATCAAAAAATAAGAGAAGCAAAAAGCGTAGCAATTAGTTATCATACTATGGATGAGGCTAAGGCTATGGGGGCAGTAATGCTTTTTGGCGATAAATATGGTGATATAGTTAGAGTTATAGATGTTCCAGAGTTTTCAACCGAGCTTTGCGGTGGAATTCATGTGGACAATATAGGTAAAATAGGACTGTTTAAAATAATATCAGAGGGTGGAATAGCAGCTGGTATTAGGAGAATAGAAGCAAAAACAGGCTATGGGGCTTATTTATTTGAAAAAGAAGAGGCAGAAAAAATAGAACTTATAGCCAAAAAATTAAAAGCAAATAGCTTAGATGTTGTTGAAAAAGTAGATAGATTAGTTGAAGCATTAAAAGAAAAAGAAAGAGAAATAGAAAATATAAAACAAAAACTTGCAAATTTTGAAAGTAAATCAGCTCTTACGAGTATGGAGGAAATAAACGGAATAAAAGTCTTGCTTGCTAAATTTTCTGATAAAAAAGCTGAAGATTTAAGAACTATAGTTGATACAATAAAGGATAAAGAAGAAAAGGTTGTAGTTGTATTGGCAAGTTCCCTAGATAATAAATTGGCTTTCACCGTTGGAGTTTCAAAATCTTTAACTGACAGGATAAAAGCAGGAGATTTAGTTAAGAAGTTAGCTGAAACTACAGGCGGAAAAGGTGGAGGAAGACCGGATTTTGCACAGGCTGGTGGAAAAGACTTAGATAAATTAGAAGTAGCTATGAAAGAAGTGAGAAATATATTGAAGGAAAAATTATAA
- the ruvX gene encoding Holliday junction resolvase RuvX, with amino-acid sequence MKKYIALDIGDVRIGVAKSDILGMIATPLETIDRRKTKAVKRIAEICKENNTLSIVVGIPKSLDGSEKRQAEKVREFIIKLKKEIQNLEIIEVDERFSTVIADNILKDLNKKGAIEKRKVVDKMAAAIILQTYLDMKK; translated from the coding sequence ATGAAAAAATATATAGCCTTAGATATAGGAGATGTCAGAATAGGGGTGGCGAAATCAGATATTTTAGGAATGATTGCAACGCCTCTTGAAACAATAGATAGAAGAAAAACCAAAGCTGTTAAAAGAATAGCTGAAATATGTAAAGAGAACAATACTCTCAGTATAGTTGTAGGTATTCCTAAAAGTTTGGATGGCTCTGAAAAAAGACAGGCAGAAAAAGTTAGAGAATTCATTATAAAATTAAAAAAAGAAATACAAAATCTGGAAATTATAGAGGTAGACGAAAGATTTTCAACAGTTATAGCGGATAATATATTAAAGGATTTAAATAAAAAAGGAGCTATTGAGAAGAGAAAAGTAGTTGATAAAATGGCAGCAGCCATAATATTGCAAACATACTTAGATATGAAAAAATAA
- the secD gene encoding protein translocase subunit SecD: MNLKSLIRLGFVIVIFAISVWYSLTKPVKLGLDLKGGAYVVLEAISENEEKIDNNAMNRLIEVLDRRVNGIGVAESVIQKAGDNRVIIELPGLKNTEDAINLIGKTALLEFKLMDNEGKLGETLLTGSYLKSADVSYDNLGRPQIQFEMTPDGAKIFAQITRENIGRQLAITLDGVVQTAPKINSEIPSGSGVITGNYTVEEAKATATLLNAGALPVKAEIVETRTVGASLGDESIAQSKRAAMVSILLIWGFMLFLYRLPGIIANLAIILFGFITFAALNFIDATLTLPGIAGFILSLGMAVDANVIIFERIKEELRFGNTIRNSVDAGFSKGFIAIFDSNLTTLIITSILFVFGTGPIKGFAVTLALGTLASMFTAITATKVLLLTFINIFGFKDPKLFGVKLEGNK, translated from the coding sequence ATGAATTTAAAGTCATTGATTAGATTAGGTTTTGTTATTGTAATATTTGCCATTTCTGTGTGGTATAGTTTAACTAAACCTGTAAAACTAGGTTTAGATTTAAAAGGAGGAGCTTATGTAGTACTTGAAGCCATTTCAGAAAATGAAGAAAAAATAGATAACAATGCTATGAACAGATTAATTGAAGTCTTAGATAGACGGGTAAATGGAATAGGGGTAGCAGAATCAGTTATACAAAAAGCTGGAGATAATAGAGTAATCATAGAGCTGCCAGGCTTAAAAAATACTGAAGATGCAATAAATTTAATTGGAAAAACAGCACTTTTAGAGTTTAAACTTATGGATAATGAAGGAAAACTAGGAGAAACTCTATTGACAGGTTCTTATTTAAAGAGTGCGGATGTATCTTATGATAATCTAGGTAGACCACAGATACAATTTGAAATGACTCCGGATGGAGCAAAAATATTTGCACAAATAACTAGAGAAAATATAGGTAGACAGCTTGCTATAACTCTTGATGGTGTTGTTCAAACAGCTCCCAAAATAAATTCAGAAATTCCAAGTGGGAGCGGGGTAATAACTGGGAATTACACTGTTGAAGAAGCAAAAGCAACAGCAACTCTTCTGAATGCAGGAGCTTTGCCAGTAAAAGCTGAAATAGTTGAAACAAGAACAGTGGGAGCATCTTTAGGTGATGAATCAATAGCACAGAGTAAAAGAGCGGCAATGGTTTCAATTTTATTGATTTGGGGCTTTATGTTGTTCTTATATAGATTACCTGGGATAATTGCAAATTTAGCAATAATTTTATTTGGATTTATAACTTTTGCAGCCTTAAATTTTATAGATGCAACTCTGACTTTACCTGGAATAGCAGGATTTATTTTATCACTTGGTATGGCTGTCGATGCCAATGTAATCATTTTTGAAAGAATAAAAGAAGAATTAAGATTTGGAAATACCATAAGAAACTCTGTTGATGCAGGATTTAGTAAAGGTTTTATAGCTATATTTGACTCTAACTTAACAACACTTATTATAACATCAATTTTATTTGTTTTTGGAACAGGACCTATAAAAGGTTTTGCAGTAACTTTGGCCTTAGGTACATTGGCATCAATGTTTACAGCTATAACAGCTACAAAAGTATTATTACTGACATTCATAAATATATTTGGATTTAAAGATCCTAAACTTTTTGGTGTGAAATTGGAGGGGAATAAATAA
- the secF gene encoding protein translocase subunit SecF codes for MKIKLKVIERAKLYLSISIVFVAVSLGLFLFKGLNYGIDFSGGNLIQIQYKEKEVSLHEINQNLDELTSEIAQIDSNSRKVQISDDGTIIIRVQEITESEKGKILENLKKLGEYNLEKEEKVGASIGEDLKKSAIYSLIIGSILIVAYITMRFEISFAIAGILTLLHDIIIAVGYISLVGYEVDTPFIAAILTILGYSINDTIVIFDRIRENLRRMSSNKWTLEECMDASVDQVMVRSINTSITTLFSIIAVLVFGGASLKTFIVTMLVGIIAGSYSSIFIASPIVYLLNKRKNKNMGEMFKEKEENEERVEKILV; via the coding sequence ATGAAAATAAAATTAAAAGTAATAGAAAGAGCAAAATTATATCTTTCAATTTCAATAGTATTTGTAGCAGTTTCATTGGGCTTATTCTTGTTTAAAGGTCTTAACTATGGTATTGATTTTTCAGGGGGAAATTTAATACAGATTCAATATAAGGAAAAAGAGGTGAGTCTTCATGAAATTAATCAAAATTTAGATGAATTGACCTCTGAAATAGCTCAAATAGATTCTAATAGTAGAAAAGTACAGATATCCGATGATGGAACTATAATTATAAGAGTTCAAGAAATAACAGAAAGTGAAAAAGGGAAAATTCTGGAAAATTTAAAAAAATTGGGAGAATATAATTTAGAAAAAGAGGAGAAGGTTGGTGCAAGTATAGGAGAAGATTTAAAAAAATCGGCAATTTATTCTTTGATTATAGGTTCTATTTTAATAGTCGCCTATATAACAATGAGATTTGAAATCAGCTTTGCAATTGCAGGTATACTTACATTACTACATGATATTATAATAGCAGTTGGTTATATTTCACTTGTTGGCTATGAAGTTGATACCCCATTTATAGCTGCAATCTTAACAATATTAGGTTATTCTATAAATGATACAATAGTAATATTTGATAGAATCAGGGAAAACTTGAGAAGAATGAGCTCAAATAAATGGACTTTAGAAGAATGTATGGATGCATCAGTGGATCAAGTGATGGTTAGATCTATCAATACATCAATTACTACACTATTTTCAATTATAGCTGTATTAGTTTTTGGAGGAGCAAGTTTAAAGACATTTATAGTAACTATGCTTGTGGGAATAATAGCAGGTTCATATAGCTCAATTTTTATAGCAAGCCCAATAGTTTATCTTTTAAATAAAAGAAAAAATAAAAATATGGGAGAAATGTTTAAAGAAAAGGAAGAAAATGAAGAGAGAGTTGAAAAAATATTAGTATAG
- a CDS encoding MaoC family dehydratase, producing MKFDDLEVGMFETVAKTITEADIMLYSGISLDINPIHLNNEYAKNTIFKGRIAHGMLTAGFISAVLGTKLPGEGSIYLSQNLNFLAPVKVGDTITARCEIIELIPDKKIVILKTICYNQENVTVLDGQAKILKK from the coding sequence ATGAAATTTGATGACTTAGAAGTAGGAATGTTTGAAACTGTTGCTAAGACCATAACAGAAGCTGATATTATGCTTTATTCTGGAATTAGCTTAGATATAAATCCAATCCATTTGAATAATGAATATGCAAAAAATACTATTTTTAAAGGTAGAATTGCTCATGGTATGTTAACTGCCGGTTTTATCTCAGCTGTTTTGGGAACTAAGTTACCGGGAGAGGGAAGCATTTATTTATCACAAAATTTAAATTTTCTAGCACCTGTAAAAGTTGGCGATACAATAACAGCTAGATGTGAAATTATTGAACTTATACCAGATAAAAAAATTGTAATACTAAAGACAATTTGTTACAATCAAGAGAATGTAACTGTTCTTGATGGACAAGCAAAAATTTTAAAAAAATAA
- a CDS encoding GntP family permease: MVIGVIGIILSLILLMYLAYRGVSVLILAPILACFAAFMGGIATGEIHLLATYTEVFMKSLGGYVMNYFPLFLLGAIFGKVMDDTGAAKSIANVICKKLGKKRAIPAIVIACAILTYGGVSLFVVAFAVYPIAAELFREVGIPKRFIPGAIALGAFTFTMTALPGTPQIQNAIPMQFFGTDVYAAPIIGLIASAIMLFGGLSWLQFRAGRAMAKGEGYGNHKNESIVKFETDSLPNFGLSLLPIIVVLGLSFVMSKYVFPSMDLSYLENYKTTAKKVIGNWSLIISLVVSIILAFTLNYKKMENPMETLTKGVSGSFLAVMNTASEVGYGNVIAGLAAFAAIKGALLGLSANPLVSEAISVSSLAGITGSASGGLSIALGALGETYLKQAQELGINPEVLHRIAVIACGGLDTLPHNGAVITLLGVTGLTHKESYIDIGMCTAIIPTIAVIVCIILASFGIV; the protein is encoded by the coding sequence ATGGTAATAGGAGTGATTGGAATTATTTTATCTTTGATTTTATTAATGTACCTTGCATATAGAGGTGTTTCTGTACTTATTTTAGCTCCTATATTAGCTTGTTTTGCTGCTTTTATGGGAGGGATTGCTACAGGTGAAATCCATTTACTTGCCACTTACACTGAAGTTTTTATGAAAAGTTTAGGTGGCTATGTAATGAACTATTTTCCTTTATTTCTATTAGGAGCTATATTTGGAAAAGTTATGGATGATACAGGTGCTGCTAAATCAATAGCAAATGTTATCTGTAAAAAACTTGGAAAAAAACGAGCAATCCCAGCTATTGTTATCGCTTGTGCTATTTTAACTTATGGTGGTGTTTCGCTATTTGTTGTTGCATTCGCTGTATATCCAATAGCAGCAGAATTGTTTAGAGAAGTTGGAATTCCAAAGAGGTTTATTCCTGGGGCTATAGCATTAGGAGCTTTTACTTTTACAATGACTGCTCTTCCTGGAACACCTCAGATTCAAAATGCTATTCCTATGCAGTTTTTTGGGACTGATGTTTATGCTGCACCTATTATAGGTTTAATTGCTTCAGCAATTATGTTATTTGGTGGTCTTTCTTGGTTACAATTTAGAGCTGGAAGGGCTATGGCTAAAGGTGAAGGCTATGGGAATCACAAAAATGAAAGTATAGTTAAATTTGAAACAGATTCTCTTCCTAACTTCGGACTTTCTTTACTTCCAATAATAGTAGTTTTAGGACTAAGTTTTGTTATGTCAAAATATGTTTTTCCAAGTATGGACTTGTCTTACTTAGAAAATTATAAAACAACAGCTAAAAAAGTTATTGGAAATTGGAGTTTAATTATTTCACTTGTTGTTTCAATAATTCTTGCCTTTACTCTTAACTATAAAAAAATGGAAAATCCTATGGAAACTTTAACAAAAGGAGTTAGTGGCTCTTTTCTAGCTGTTATGAATACTGCTTCAGAAGTTGGATATGGAAATGTTATCGCCGGTCTTGCAGCTTTTGCGGCTATTAAAGGTGCTTTGCTTGGCTTATCTGCCAATCCTTTAGTTTCAGAGGCAATTTCTGTTTCATCACTTGCTGGTATAACTGGATCGGCTTCAGGTGGTCTAAGTATAGCTTTAGGAGCTTTAGGTGAAACTTATTTGAAACAAGCTCAAGAACTTGGAATTAATCCAGAAGTTTTACACCGAATTGCTGTTATTGCTTGTGGTGGATTAGACACTTTACCTCACAATGGTGCTGTTATAACATTACTTGGTGTAACTGGATTAACTCATAAAGAATCATATATTGATATTGGTATGTGTACAGCAATTATACCTACAATTGCTGTAATAGTTTGTATAATCTTGGCAAGTTTTGGAATAGTATAA